From a single Candidatus Krumholzibacteriia bacterium genomic region:
- a CDS encoding BamA/TamA family outer membrane protein has protein sequence MLRSPSSLTRVLGAALVVLVLAALLPGAADAQYFGRNKVQYDNFDWQILNTPHFEIFFYPEAEELAARAAVIAEDAYQRLSGIFEHEFQQQVPFILYASPNDFQQTNISDGLIGEGTGGFSEPLRNRMVLPYPGDNAGFVHVINHELVHVFMFDLVYKSLHADTDVRQRWFPVELWMAEGIAEWFSSGWEANADMWMRDATIYDWVVPLHQIRGGYQVYKQGQSAMRYIANTYGEEKVVELTKTLARTRSVDRALFQTVGLNTEEFSGEWEKSLKKEYWTVYADKQEPGDIGKRLTDHVEDRTYFYQQPSLSPDGRYIAFFSDVDGLVDLYLMDAIEGTIIRKLVTGHRSNQFLTLHSFESSIGFSPDSQRVAFVAKAGEDEHLYVVDVESGDVEQQVPLRMDIARSPAWSPVADRVVLSGTRRGQTDLYVVDLETEDVIRITDDVVDEHSPTWYPDGRRVLYSAYPEATADVTFTRTAEGLMRLEPSVVKDPELRPRGTGYDLFSVDAISHEREVVLSTSGDDQDPAVIGDDTIVFVSDLTGVMNLYAYDVPSGVLKRMTDVLGGIFQPSVSPQADRLVFTAFDHAGFDIFLRENFSEMMAEKDYPQAPEQQFAHIPSPKPRPSEELRGEGVLPESVLPEDTVARVAVAERRQGRSHTVTVDEGDEAPSPVDAASSPPDSVAGEENETPERTEAEGEMIDLTAIDEEDSIPPGEREGRTIGSVEPYSLRFSLDPVGPAVGGAFYTEGVGFGVAQMLSASDLLGNHRMQFLLNFYGSIENSDLAASYYYLKQRWNLGFGVFHYRNFINSNFTSLGEVFDRNRRFSERNYGVFGLASYPFSQFERLDIELQAFVSEKTFYEFDRTLGVFFRTDEKERARLVQPSFSYVHDSTLYDRSGPATGSRWLVSFSPAIPLGDEDVDRVTTFVDYRKYIQLWERNTFAIRLLGALSNGGDPRRFVVGGPSTLRGWGIFDFEDLDAAGNPVEPTLLGRKMALMNLEYRFPFVDALIIGWPGRWGIGGVQGAVFFDTGAAWNDEIQLTRGDGGLLRLDDLNANIGFGIRTNVGYIPLKFDWAWKTDLYEVDSGSQFHFSIAPRF, from the coding sequence ATGCTTCGTTCGCCTTCGTCGCTCACCCGTGTCCTGGGCGCCGCTCTGGTGGTGCTCGTGCTGGCGGCTCTGCTGCCCGGCGCGGCCGACGCGCAGTACTTCGGCCGCAACAAGGTCCAGTACGACAACTTCGACTGGCAGATCCTGAACACGCCGCACTTCGAGATCTTCTTCTATCCCGAGGCCGAGGAACTGGCGGCGCGTGCCGCCGTGATCGCCGAGGACGCCTACCAGCGACTGTCGGGCATCTTCGAACACGAGTTCCAGCAGCAGGTGCCGTTCATCCTGTATGCTTCGCCCAACGATTTCCAGCAGACCAACATCAGTGACGGCCTGATCGGCGAGGGCACCGGTGGCTTCAGCGAGCCGCTGCGCAATCGCATGGTGCTGCCGTACCCGGGCGACAACGCCGGCTTCGTGCACGTGATCAACCACGAGCTCGTGCACGTGTTCATGTTCGACCTCGTCTACAAGAGTCTGCACGCCGACACCGACGTTCGGCAGCGCTGGTTCCCGGTCGAGCTGTGGATGGCCGAGGGCATCGCCGAGTGGTTCAGCTCGGGTTGGGAAGCCAACGCCGACATGTGGATGCGCGACGCGACGATCTACGACTGGGTCGTTCCCCTGCACCAGATCCGCGGCGGCTACCAGGTCTACAAGCAGGGCCAGTCGGCCATGCGCTACATCGCCAACACCTACGGCGAGGAAAAGGTCGTCGAGCTCACGAAGACCCTGGCCCGCACGCGGAGTGTGGATCGGGCGCTGTTCCAGACCGTGGGCCTGAACACCGAGGAATTCTCCGGGGAGTGGGAGAAGTCGCTCAAGAAGGAGTACTGGACGGTCTACGCCGACAAGCAGGAGCCCGGCGACATCGGCAAGCGCCTGACCGACCACGTCGAGGACCGCACCTACTTCTACCAGCAGCCGAGCCTGTCGCCCGACGGCCGCTACATCGCCTTCTTCAGTGACGTCGACGGCCTGGTCGACCTGTACCTGATGGATGCGATCGAGGGCACGATCATCCGCAAGCTGGTGACCGGCCACCGGAGCAACCAGTTCCTGACGCTGCACAGTTTCGAGAGCAGCATCGGATTCTCGCCCGACAGTCAGCGCGTGGCCTTCGTGGCCAAGGCCGGCGAGGACGAACACCTGTACGTGGTCGACGTCGAGAGCGGTGACGTCGAACAACAGGTCCCGCTGCGCATGGACATCGCACGCAGCCCGGCGTGGTCGCCGGTGGCCGACCGCGTGGTCCTGAGCGGTACGCGTCGCGGACAGACCGATCTCTACGTGGTCGATCTCGAGACGGAGGACGTGATCCGGATCACCGACGACGTCGTCGACGAGCACTCACCGACCTGGTACCCCGACGGACGGCGCGTCCTCTACAGCGCATACCCCGAGGCCACCGCCGACGTCACCTTCACCCGCACGGCCGAGGGCCTCATGCGACTGGAGCCTTCGGTGGTGAAGGATCCCGAGCTGCGTCCGCGCGGCACCGGTTACGACCTGTTCTCGGTCGACGCGATCTCGCACGAGCGCGAGGTCGTCCTGTCGACCAGCGGCGACGACCAGGATCCCGCCGTGATCGGCGACGACACCATCGTGTTCGTGAGCGACCTGACCGGTGTCATGAACCTCTACGCCTACGACGTCCCGAGTGGGGTCCTGAAGCGCATGACCGACGTGCTGGGTGGGATCTTCCAGCCCAGCGTGAGTCCCCAGGCCGATCGGCTGGTCTTCACCGCCTTCGATCACGCGGGCTTCGACATCTTCCTGCGCGAGAACTTCAGCGAGATGATGGCGGAGAAGGACTATCCGCAGGCTCCGGAGCAGCAGTTCGCGCACATTCCGAGCCCGAAGCCCCGGCCCTCCGAGGAGCTCAGGGGCGAGGGCGTGCTCCCAGAGAGCGTACTGCCCGAGGACACCGTGGCGCGTGTCGCCGTGGCCGAGCGTCGGCAGGGCCGTTCCCATACGGTGACGGTTGATGAGGGCGACGAGGCACCGTCCCCAGTCGACGCGGCGTCGAGCCCCCCTGATTCCGTCGCGGGCGAAGAGAACGAGACGCCCGAGCGGACCGAGGCCGAGGGTGAGATGATCGATCTCACGGCGATCGACGAAGAGGACTCGATCCCTCCCGGCGAGCGGGAGGGTCGGACCATCGGCAGTGTCGAGCCCTACAGTCTGCGCTTCTCGCTCGATCCCGTCGGCCCGGCCGTCGGCGGTGCCTTCTACACCGAGGGCGTAGGCTTCGGCGTGGCGCAGATGCTCAGCGCCAGCGACCTGCTCGGCAACCACCGCATGCAGTTCCTCCTCAACTTCTACGGGTCGATCGAGAACAGCGATCTGGCGGCCAGCTACTACTACCTGAAGCAGCGGTGGAACCTGGGTTTCGGCGTCTTCCACTATCGGAACTTCATCAACAGCAACTTCACGAGCCTCGGCGAGGTCTTCGACCGCAACCGTCGCTTCAGCGAGCGGAATTACGGTGTGTTCGGTCTGGCGAGCTATCCGTTCTCGCAGTTCGAGCGTCTGGACATCGAGTTGCAGGCCTTCGTGAGCGAGAAGACCTTCTACGAGTTCGACCGCACCCTGGGCGTGTTCTTCCGTACCGACGAGAAGGAACGTGCGCGGCTGGTGCAGCCGTCGTTCAGTTACGTGCACGACAGCACGCTCTACGACAGGTCCGGCCCGGCCACCGGAAGCCGGTGGCTGGTCAGCTTCTCACCGGCGATTCCGCTCGGCGACGAAGACGTCGACCGCGTGACCACGTTCGTCGACTACCGCAAGTACATCCAGTTGTGGGAACGCAACACCTTCGCCATCCGCCTGCTCGGTGCTCTGAGCAACGGCGGCGATCCTCGCCGCTTCGTGGTGGGCGGGCCCTCCACGCTGCGTGGCTGGGGGATCTTCGACTTCGAGGACCTCGACGCCGCCGGGAATCCCGTCGAACCCACGCTGCTCGGACGCAAGATGGCCCTGATGAACCTCGAGTACCGCTTCCCCTTCGTCGACGCCTTGATCATCGGTTGGCCCGGCCGCTGGGGGATCGGCGGCGTGCAGGGCGCGGTGTTCTTCGACACCGGCGCTGCGTGGAACGACGAGATCCAGCTCACCCGTGGGGACGGTGGACTGCTGCGTCTCGACGACCTGAACGCCAACATCGGCTTCGGGATCCGAACGAACGTCGGATACATTCCGCTGAAGTTCGACTGGGCGTGGAAGACGGACCTGTACGAGGTCGACAGCGGCTCGCAGTTCCACTTCTCGATCGCGCCGCGGTTCTAG
- a CDS encoding endonuclease/exonuclease/phosphatase family protein, whose amino-acid sequence MSLRHLALALLLGLTLAGCALLDLPRSVDTGGIVRATPRDRPATAPDSFHVVTWNVEHSARIDTALEEIGASDQLAGADVYLLQEIEQGDVPRLATGLGGLAAVHYVASLRERSGIEFGNTVLSRWPVLDALRIDLPGDRWYGSPRLATAVDLDVQGRRVRVVSLHTSTFVLGPAERLEQARHVLEETAHFDGPMVVGGDFNTFERSDVVELRALFRRYGFRESPTGPEGTIERPWRRWISPHDQLDHVFHRGFAPIDGGVETPTEASDHRPVWVRLRWPPQADAG is encoded by the coding sequence ATGTCCCTCCGCCACCTCGCCCTCGCGCTCCTGCTCGGCCTCACCCTCGCCGGCTGCGCGCTGCTCGACCTGCCACGGTCCGTCGACACCGGCGGCATCGTCCGGGCCACCCCGCGCGACCGGCCGGCCACCGCTCCTGATTCCTTCCACGTCGTGACGTGGAACGTGGAGCACTCCGCGCGGATCGACACGGCGCTCGAGGAGATCGGTGCCTCCGACCAACTGGCCGGGGCCGACGTCTACCTCCTGCAGGAGATCGAGCAGGGGGACGTTCCGCGGCTGGCGACCGGTCTCGGCGGTCTCGCCGCGGTGCACTACGTCGCGTCACTGCGGGAGCGCAGTGGGATCGAGTTCGGGAACACGGTGCTCAGCCGCTGGCCGGTGCTCGACGCGCTGCGGATCGACCTGCCCGGCGACCGCTGGTACGGATCGCCGCGTCTGGCCACGGCGGTCGACCTCGACGTCCAGGGCCGTCGGGTGCGGGTGGTCAGCCTGCACACCTCGACCTTCGTGCTCGGCCCCGCCGAGCGGCTCGAGCAGGCGCGTCACGTGCTCGAGGAGACCGCGCACTTCGACGGGCCAATGGTCGTCGGCGGTGACTTCAACACCTTCGAGCGCAGTGACGTGGTCGAACTCCGCGCCCTGTTCCGCCGCTACGGCTTCCGTGAATCACCGACCGGACCCGAAGGCACCATCGAGAGGCCGTGGCGACGCTGGATCTCTCCGCACGACCAGCTCGACCACGTCTTCCACCGGGGCTTCGCGCCGATCGACGGGGGCGTCGAGACCCCGACGGAGGCCAGCGACCACCGCCCGGTGTGGGTCCGTCTGCGGTGGCCGCCACAAGCCGACGCCGGCTAG